The Bacteroidota bacterium genome has a window encoding:
- a CDS encoding S41 family peptidase, translated as MRSSRIWQPLLLAIMLAAGIYIGMRMSEPYRSSRGFFTFRTGQFNKLNDVINYISNEYVDTVNSRALVESTIEDMLHQLDPHSSYIPGEDLQAMNEPLEGNFDGIGVEFHIQDDTIMVVSALAGGPSEQLGIQAGDRIIRVEGKNVGGIKITNTQVMQLLRGPSGTMVKVTILRRSTGQTIDFTIKRGKIPIYSVDVGYMLNRETGYIKIGHFADKTYDEYLKAFADLKEKGMQNLILDLRGNPGGYLKTAIQIADEYLPDGKMIVYTEGRNRPKETFRATSRGFFEEGALVILIDEGSASASEIVSGAVQDWDRATIVGRRSFGKGLVQEQSEFPDGSAVRLTVARYYTPTGRSIQKPYTAGYEQYETELLSRYQHGELLSQDSIKFADSLRYTTPGGKIVYGGGGIMPDVFVPLDTAGTSDYYSEANGKGLINQFAYDYLDLHRKEITGYKDFDAFNQGFHVDDKIYNEFLTYARKSGMKADPAGARISSAIIRTQLKALIARQIWKNDGFYPVIHSLDQTLRQALELIGKQQVAVKGS; from the coding sequence GTGCGTAGTTCCAGGATTTGGCAACCCTTACTGCTGGCGATCATGCTGGCGGCCGGCATATATATCGGTATGCGGATGAGTGAACCGTATCGCAGCTCGCGGGGCTTTTTCACGTTCCGGACCGGGCAATTCAACAAGCTCAACGATGTGATCAATTACATCTCGAACGAGTACGTTGACACGGTGAACTCCCGCGCGCTGGTCGAAAGTACGATCGAGGATATGCTGCACCAGCTCGACCCGCATTCTTCTTACATACCGGGCGAAGACCTGCAAGCGATGAATGAACCGCTGGAAGGGAACTTCGACGGAATCGGCGTCGAGTTTCACATTCAGGACGATACGATCATGGTCGTTTCCGCCCTTGCGGGAGGACCTTCGGAGCAACTGGGAATCCAGGCCGGTGACCGCATCATCCGTGTCGAAGGAAAGAATGTGGGCGGGATCAAGATCACGAACACCCAGGTCATGCAATTGTTGCGCGGACCAAGCGGGACCATGGTCAAGGTGACGATTCTCCGTCGTTCAACCGGACAAACGATCGATTTCACCATCAAGCGTGGTAAGATTCCGATCTACAGTGTCGACGTAGGCTACATGCTGAACCGTGAAACCGGTTATATCAAGATCGGCCACTTCGCAGACAAGACCTATGATGAATACCTCAAGGCTTTCGCCGACCTGAAGGAGAAGGGTATGCAAAACCTGATCCTCGATCTGCGCGGAAATCCGGGAGGATATTTGAAAACGGCCATCCAGATTGCCGATGAATATCTCCCGGACGGAAAAATGATCGTTTACACCGAAGGAAGGAACCGTCCCAAGGAAACCTTCCGGGCAACCTCCCGCGGTTTCTTTGAAGAGGGCGCGCTGGTGATCCTGATCGATGAAGGCAGCGCTTCGGCGAGTGAGATCGTATCCGGAGCCGTACAAGACTGGGACCGTGCCACCATCGTTGGCCGTCGGTCGTTCGGTAAAGGCCTGGTCCAGGAGCAAAGCGAATTTCCCGACGGCTCAGCGGTTCGGCTCACCGTCGCACGCTATTATACACCGACCGGACGTAGCATTCAAAAGCCCTACACGGCCGGTTATGAGCAGTACGAGACCGAACTGCTTTCGCGGTACCAGCATGGAGAATTGCTCTCGCAGGACAGCATCAAATTCGCGGATTCTTTAAGATATACAACACCCGGCGGGAAGATCGTCTACGGTGGCGGTGGCATCATGCCGGATGTATTCGTTCCACTCGACACTGCCGGAACATCCGATTACTACAGTGAAGCGAACGGTAAGGGGCTGATCAACCAGTTTGCCTACGATTACCTCGACTTGCACCGCAAGGAAATTACCGGGTACAAGGATTTCGACGCCTTCAACCAGGGTTTCCATGTCGATGATAAGATCTACAACGAATTCCTGACCTATGCCCGGAAGTCCGGCATGAAGGCGGACCCTGCCGGGGCGCGTATTTCATCGGCCATCATCCGGACGCAGCTCAAGGCCCTCATTGCCCGACAGATCTGGAAGAACGATGGCTTTTATCCGGTTATCCACTCGCTGGACCAGACACTTCGACAGGCACTCGAATTGATCGGCAAGCAGCAGGTAGCGGTCAAGGGGAGTTGA
- a CDS encoding dCMP deaminase family protein, whose translation MQDRPSFDEIYMDLAQNLARKSHCVKIKVGAVLTKDTRIVSLGYNGPPAGTHNCDEEWPETGCPRDSKGSCSLALHAEQNAILYASKNNVSVDGCTLYITLSPCLACARIIYTMGIKRVFYLQSYATYKGIGTDEGVDFLRRFGVEVRQYAPAPELNS comes from the coding sequence ATGCAAGACCGACCCTCGTTTGATGAGATCTATATGGATCTGGCCCAGAACCTGGCCCGTAAGTCGCATTGCGTCAAGATCAAAGTCGGTGCCGTATTGACCAAAGACACCCGCATCGTTTCGCTGGGTTACAATGGTCCGCCTGCCGGGACCCATAACTGTGACGAAGAATGGCCTGAGACAGGCTGTCCGCGCGACAGCAAAGGCTCCTGCTCCCTGGCCCTTCATGCCGAACAGAATGCCATCCTGTACGCGTCCAAGAACAATGTTTCAGTGGACGGTTGTACGTTGTACATCACCCTGTCGCCCTGTCTGGCTTGTGCCCGGATCATCTATACCATGGGCATCAAGCGGGTCTTTTACCTGCAGTCCTACGCGACCTATAAGGGCATCGGAACCGACGAAGGCGTTGATTTCCTGCGTCGATTCGGGGTAGAAGTGCGGCAATATGCACCAGCCCCGGAACTCAATAGTTGA
- a CDS encoding sulfite exporter TauE/SafE family protein, which yields MNPFEALLLCLVAFGGSLLTFFSGFGLGTLLMPVLAVFFPIEIAIGMTAIVHLSNNLFKLALVGTKAKSDIILRFGIPSVLAALIGAFLLNFLTEIAPLHTWQWGSHTCTITPVKLVVAILLAFFSVFELVPRLRHWQVDQRYMIHGGLLSGFFGGLSGHQGALRSAFLMRAGMDKETFIGTGVAIACMTDLARMSIYLGHWTQLPPETSITPIILAILSAFAGALIGRRFLRKMGMKTVQNVVGIALLLFSGLLAAGIV from the coding sequence ATGAATCCATTCGAAGCTCTTCTACTTTGCCTGGTAGCCTTTGGCGGCAGCCTGCTGACCTTCTTTTCCGGTTTCGGCCTGGGTACACTCCTGATGCCGGTGCTGGCCGTATTCTTCCCGATCGAGATCGCCATCGGGATGACGGCAATCGTACACCTGAGCAATAACCTGTTCAAACTCGCGCTTGTCGGCACCAAGGCGAAAAGTGATATCATCCTTCGTTTCGGAATCCCGTCCGTATTGGCCGCCTTGATCGGTGCATTCCTGCTGAATTTCCTCACCGAGATCGCGCCTTTGCACACCTGGCAGTGGGGAAGCCATACCTGTACCATCACACCGGTAAAATTGGTGGTGGCGATCCTGCTTGCCTTCTTCTCCGTCTTCGAACTCGTGCCCCGGTTGCGTCACTGGCAAGTCGATCAGCGCTATATGATCCACGGAGGACTGTTGTCCGGTTTCTTTGGTGGCTTGTCGGGGCATCAGGGAGCCTTACGCTCCGCCTTTTTGATGCGGGCAGGCATGGACAAGGAAACGTTCATTGGCACCGGCGTGGCGATCGCTTGCATGACCGACCTGGCCCGTATGTCGATCTATCTCGGTCATTGGACACAACTCCCTCCTGAAACCAGCATTACCCCGATCATTCTGGCCATCCTTTCTGCTTTTGCAGGCGCTCTGATCGGCCGGCGCTTCCTTCGGAAGATGGGAATGAAGACCGTTCAAAACGTCGTAGGAATCGCGCTGTTGCTGTTTTCCGGCTTACTCGCGGCAGGCATCGTCTGA
- a CDS encoding DUF3267 domain-containing protein, translated as MQLSPEQLSANGYRFQSSIRFESINQFVQDRLQRGGALLRLYWLCVVASVFAMSHVLWKQDIVTLDLLAGGIGFGLAGFLVIVLPAHEAIHGITYKLLGAPSISFHADWKRMFFFAAADRFVLNRREFILVAAAPFILLTIGLLAAQFFTNGMLQLAIATNLVLHTGGCIGDFTLVAYSMSLGEKFCTYDDLQKQETFFYQK; from the coding sequence ATGCAGCTGAGTCCGGAACAACTCAGCGCGAATGGCTATCGCTTTCAATCCAGTATACGGTTTGAAAGCATCAATCAATTCGTGCAAGATCGATTGCAGCGAGGTGGTGCATTGCTACGCCTTTACTGGCTTTGCGTGGTTGCCTCGGTATTTGCCATGTCGCATGTCCTTTGGAAGCAGGATATCGTGACCCTCGACCTGCTGGCGGGTGGGATCGGATTCGGACTTGCAGGATTTCTTGTCATCGTGTTACCGGCACACGAAGCCATCCACGGTATCACCTATAAATTGCTTGGCGCCCCGAGCATCAGCTTTCATGCCGACTGGAAACGCATGTTTTTCTTCGCCGCGGCCGATCGCTTCGTACTCAACCGACGCGAATTCATCCTGGTTGCCGCAGCTCCTTTCATCCTGCTGACCATCGGATTGCTGGCTGCGCAGTTTTTCACCAACGGCATGTTACAGCTCGCCATCGCGACCAACCTGGTGCTGCATACCGGCGGCTGCATTGGTGATTTCACGCTGGTAGCCTATTCCATGTCACTCGGCGAAAAATTCTGCACCTACGACGACCTGCAGAAACAGGAAACCTTCTTCTATCAGAAGTGA
- a CDS encoding DedA family protein, giving the protein METIKFLLDFILHINDHLDALVLQYGSTIYAILFLIIFVETGLVIMPFLPGDSLLFAAGALCARTADQPDAPLQIGFLIGLLFIAAVLGDNSNYAIGRFFGQRALKMKIGGKALVKQEYMDRTHTFFEKYGTKAIIMARFVPIVRTFTPFVAGVGRMNYKKKFLPYDIAGGFLWIASMSLAGYALGQNPWVKKHFEAVVVGIIFLSILPMIITWLRHRFSGKSQ; this is encoded by the coding sequence TTGGAAACGATCAAATTCTTACTGGATTTTATCCTGCACATCAACGACCATCTGGATGCATTGGTCCTTCAATATGGCAGTACGATCTACGCCATCCTGTTCCTGATCATTTTCGTGGAGACGGGTCTGGTGATCATGCCGTTTCTTCCCGGTGATTCCTTGTTGTTCGCGGCGGGGGCGTTATGCGCACGCACGGCCGATCAGCCGGATGCGCCTTTACAGATCGGATTCCTGATCGGGCTACTGTTCATAGCGGCGGTGTTGGGGGATAACTCCAACTACGCGATCGGGAGATTTTTCGGACAACGCGCATTAAAAATGAAAATTGGCGGGAAAGCACTCGTCAAGCAGGAGTACATGGACCGCACGCATACGTTCTTCGAAAAGTACGGGACCAAGGCAATTATCATGGCACGCTTCGTTCCGATCGTACGCACGTTCACCCCATTTGTAGCCGGTGTAGGCAGGATGAACTACAAGAAAAAGTTCCTTCCGTACGATATCGCCGGAGGCTTCCTCTGGATCGCTTCCATGTCGCTTGCCGGCTACGCGCTGGGGCAGAATCCCTGGGTCAAGAAGCACTTCGAGGCGGTCGTGGTGGGAATCATTTTCCTCTCGATCCTTCCGATGATCATCACCTGGTTGCGTCACCGTTTTTCAGGAAAGTCGCAATAA
- a CDS encoding CopD family protein, whose translation MAWLIFFHLVGATIWTGGHLILATRILPEALRKRDPAILKVFEEPFEKIGIPALLVQTITGLLLAGHYLNHWWYAFRFETPMHTWIAWKLMFLGATILIAAHARIRLITRLKEENLGYLAAHIIVITLLSIAFLVLGTTLRMGGWS comes from the coding sequence ATGGCCTGGTTGATCTTCTTTCATCTGGTCGGTGCAACGATCTGGACAGGCGGTCACCTCATTCTTGCGACGCGTATCCTTCCGGAAGCGTTGCGGAAACGGGACCCCGCGATCCTGAAAGTCTTTGAAGAGCCGTTTGAAAAAATCGGCATACCGGCCTTGCTGGTGCAAACGATTACCGGCTTATTGCTTGCCGGACATTACCTGAATCATTGGTGGTATGCATTCAGGTTCGAAACGCCGATGCATACCTGGATCGCCTGGAAACTGATGTTTCTGGGAGCGACGATCCTGATTGCCGCACACGCCCGCATACGGCTGATCACGCGACTCAAAGAAGAGAACCTCGGCTACCTCGCGGCCCACATTATCGTGATCACCCTGCTGTCCATCGCATTCCTGGTGCTGGGCACAACCCTTCGCATGGGCGGATGGAGTTGA
- a CDS encoding ATP-binding cassette domain-containing protein, which translates to MNEQVLQKLLSLFVTTGTLVDRVDASRRAAESLVQQQMSRTAAEVFLQKNWGSSLASDLRAELLQSTARELSIRQKYTVFLQLCELVLLDRDAKPAEEDWLDQIQDAFRLGKKERLRCRHFARRDPLKSLGEQEEPNILLLQEHEVTNPLIQSGVHEGLGGRLWVLYIAGTRLLYLRYEGLENLSAGGSPLPENTIAALSQGTVIRGGRMKPLYFSDLRRRFLVGEAENRIQYLVDEVRFLFPGGKTGLHPFRFEVTGGNLVGVMGGSGAGKSTLLSILNGTAEPAEGAIRINGLDLYADARKVQGLIGNIPQDDLLIEELTVYQNLYYNTKLCFGQLDSSEIDRKVSDMLQALGLSETRDLKVGNALNKTISGGQRKRLNIALELIREPSILFVDEPTSGLSSRDAENVMDLLKQLALNGKLVFVVIHQPSSEIFKLFDRLLLLDRGGYPVYDGNPVESVAWFRRLSGQADADDSECATCGHLNPEEIFNILEAPVLDDAGFATQQRKVQPEEWYAPYRQQVEARPKAESRRILFPPPPWRKAGFFGQWLVFFLRDIKSKLANTSYLAITLLEAPILALVLGFILRYAPADTDYSMSANPNVPAYLFICVIVALFLGLSVSAEEILRDRKIRRRESFLHLSPLAYLLSKIFILFLISAIQTSTFILVGNLILDIQGMGMTYFGILFAVSCFSNLLGLNISSAFDSAVTVYILIPFLIIPQILLSGVIVRFDKLNPVIGAATSVPVIGDIMASRWAFEALAVAQFRENDFEQPLFASDAAMSRATYRKDWWMPVVRERIDRSERLLKAGKRDKEATQSWQLVREELGPEATRYRLATATFLQGNAGEANMAAIEAARNLLKQLKDVYIRQYNNAEQARERAHAAQVKRFGSDESLEVVRRKGSNESLSDLVRGATVKERVEVVNNRIYQRYEPVFQDPGNKRFFSSPFFIADKPVGSGTSMSTYASNLLVIWSMCLLLFVTLYTDLLRRLLQFFARVSKR; encoded by the coding sequence ATGAATGAGCAGGTACTCCAAAAGCTGCTTTCGCTTTTTGTCACCACCGGAACCCTGGTAGACCGGGTGGACGCATCGCGTCGTGCGGCGGAATCGCTGGTACAACAGCAGATGAGCCGGACGGCCGCGGAAGTATTTCTGCAAAAGAACTGGGGCTCCTCGCTCGCGTCGGATCTGCGGGCGGAATTACTGCAATCGACGGCTCGCGAACTGAGTATCCGTCAGAAGTATACCGTCTTCCTGCAACTCTGTGAGTTGGTACTACTCGACCGGGATGCAAAGCCGGCGGAGGAAGACTGGCTTGATCAGATCCAGGATGCTTTTCGCCTTGGAAAGAAAGAGCGGTTGCGCTGCCGGCATTTCGCCAGGCGGGATCCGTTGAAGTCGCTGGGCGAGCAGGAAGAACCCAACATCCTGCTCTTGCAGGAGCATGAGGTGACCAATCCGCTGATTCAGTCAGGAGTCCACGAAGGACTGGGCGGGCGACTCTGGGTCCTGTACATCGCCGGAACGCGCTTGCTGTACCTGCGATATGAGGGCCTGGAAAATCTATCCGCAGGGGGAAGTCCGCTTCCTGAAAATACCATCGCCGCGCTGTCGCAAGGGACCGTGATACGGGGCGGCAGGATGAAACCGCTCTACTTCTCCGATTTGAGAAGACGATTCCTGGTGGGCGAAGCGGAAAACCGCATTCAATATCTCGTCGACGAAGTACGGTTCCTGTTCCCGGGTGGCAAGACCGGTTTGCATCCCTTCCGATTTGAAGTGACCGGGGGTAACCTGGTCGGTGTAATGGGTGGCAGTGGAGCGGGTAAGTCGACCTTGTTGTCGATCCTGAACGGGACTGCCGAGCCCGCGGAAGGCGCGATCCGCATCAACGGACTGGACCTCTACGCGGATGCCCGCAAGGTTCAGGGACTGATCGGAAACATCCCGCAGGATGATTTGCTTATCGAAGAACTTACGGTTTACCAGAATCTCTACTATAATACGAAGTTGTGTTTCGGTCAGCTTGACTCCAGCGAGATCGACCGGAAAGTGAGCGATATGTTGCAGGCGCTCGGTCTCAGCGAGACCCGGGACCTGAAAGTGGGCAATGCGCTGAATAAGACGATCAGCGGCGGGCAACGCAAGCGGCTCAACATCGCGCTGGAGCTGATCCGGGAACCGTCCATCCTGTTCGTAGACGAACCGACCTCCGGTCTGTCGTCGCGGGACGCGGAGAACGTGATGGACCTGTTGAAGCAACTGGCCCTGAACGGCAAGCTGGTATTCGTCGTCATTCACCAGCCATCGTCGGAGATATTCAAATTGTTCGACCGGCTGTTGCTGTTGGATCGCGGAGGATATCCGGTTTACGACGGTAATCCGGTAGAGTCCGTTGCCTGGTTCCGGCGTTTGTCGGGACAAGCCGATGCGGACGATAGTGAGTGTGCCACTTGTGGTCACCTCAATCCGGAAGAGATCTTCAACATACTCGAAGCGCCGGTACTGGATGACGCGGGCTTCGCGACGCAACAGCGGAAGGTGCAACCGGAAGAGTGGTACGCGCCCTACCGCCAACAAGTGGAAGCGCGCCCCAAAGCGGAGTCGCGTAGAATTCTATTCCCTCCTCCGCCCTGGAGGAAGGCGGGGTTCTTCGGGCAATGGCTGGTGTTCTTCCTGCGCGACATCAAATCGAAATTGGCCAATACTTCGTACCTGGCCATCACCCTGCTGGAAGCGCCTATCCTGGCCCTGGTACTCGGGTTCATACTCCGGTATGCGCCGGCCGATACGGACTACAGCATGTCAGCCAATCCGAACGTACCGGCGTACCTGTTCATCTGTGTCATCGTGGCTTTATTCCTGGGATTATCGGTCAGTGCTGAAGAAATACTGCGTGACCGGAAGATTCGCAGGCGGGAATCATTCCTTCATTTGAGTCCGTTGGCCTACCTGTTGTCGAAGATCTTCATCCTGTTCCTCATCTCGGCTATTCAGACTTCAACATTCATCCTGGTCGGCAATCTTATCCTGGATATTCAGGGGATGGGCATGACGTACTTCGGGATACTTTTCGCGGTCTCCTGTTTTTCCAATCTCCTGGGGTTGAATATCTCCTCGGCGTTCGATTCCGCCGTGACCGTTTACATTCTGATTCCGTTTCTCATCATTCCGCAAATCTTGCTGAGCGGCGTGATCGTGCGGTTTGATAAACTCAATCCGGTCATTGGTGCCGCTACTTCCGTACCGGTCATCGGCGATATCATGGCTTCCCGCTGGGCGTTTGAAGCGCTGGCGGTTGCGCAGTTTCGGGAGAACGATTTCGAGCAACCCCTGTTTGCTTCCGACGCGGCGATGAGCCGGGCGACGTATCGAAAGGACTGGTGGATGCCGGTGGTGCGGGAACGGATTGATCGCAGCGAGCGGTTGCTCAAAGCGGGCAAGCGCGACAAAGAAGCAACACAGTCCTGGCAACTGGTCAGGGAGGAATTGGGTCCTGAAGCCACGCGTTACCGGCTGGCTACCGCGACTTTCCTGCAAGGGAACGCAGGCGAAGCGAACATGGCGGCCATTGAAGCGGCCCGGAATCTCCTGAAGCAGTTGAAGGACGTGTACATCCGACAATACAACAACGCCGAACAAGCGCGTGAACGTGCTCATGCCGCCCAGGTAAAACGATTTGGAAGCGATGAGTCCCTGGAGGTAGTCCGCCGCAAAGGCTCTAACGAGAGCCTCTCGGACCTGGTGCGGGGTGCCACCGTGAAAGAGCGGGTGGAAGTCGTGAACAACAGGATCTATCAGCGTTATGAGCCGGTCTTTCAGGATCCGGGTAACAAGCGCTTTTTTTCGAGCCCGTTCTTCATTGCCGATAAGCCGGTTGGATCCGGCACGAGCATGTCGACCTATGCGTCCAACCTGCTCGTCATCTGGTCGATGTGCCTGTTGCTGTTCGTTACCCTTTACACCGACCTGTTACGCCGCTTGCTGCAGTTCTTTGCAAGAGTTTCCAAACGTTGA
- a CDS encoding class I SAM-dependent methyltransferase, with translation MSGSGQITCMESMVDFKEASYKAHQDGRKFSGKSAELVMDKSTVDYWRHERMYSTLLPLLQHYPGASWITIGDGNFGKDANYLLSQGADATATDLNNPSYDLALELGFIRKFKIENAEHLTFGDDSFDFALVKEAFHHFPRPYIALYEMLRVAKKGVVLIEPNDQDTISLPDLNLKNGFFWFVRTLKKSLSRILRPSDKPALDYTLFYEPAGNFVFTLNYHELKKVAIALNYPAIAWKGFNDHYEEGAAEERLVDRGPLYQKIAAGIRRRDRQVSKGTNFPTMITFVIFKQQPAAATVSTLKAAGYVFEPLPRNPYIGN, from the coding sequence TTGTCCGGATCAGGCCAGATCACCTGTATGGAGTCCATGGTTGATTTCAAAGAAGCCAGCTATAAAGCACATCAGGACGGTCGGAAATTCTCCGGCAAGTCTGCAGAGTTGGTGATGGATAAATCCACGGTCGACTATTGGCGGCATGAGCGGATGTACAGCACCCTGCTGCCGCTTCTCCAACATTATCCGGGTGCAAGTTGGATCACGATCGGCGACGGAAATTTCGGAAAGGATGCAAATTATCTGCTAAGTCAAGGTGCTGATGCGACCGCAACAGACCTGAATAATCCTTCTTATGATCTTGCGCTCGAGTTGGGATTCATTCGGAAATTCAAGATCGAAAACGCGGAACACCTGACATTCGGTGACGATAGCTTTGATTTTGCATTGGTAAAAGAAGCGTTTCATCATTTTCCCCGCCCGTACATCGCGCTTTACGAGATGCTCCGGGTGGCGAAAAAGGGTGTGGTGTTAATCGAACCCAATGATCAGGATACGATCTCCTTACCGGATCTCAACCTGAAAAATGGTTTCTTCTGGTTCGTCCGTACGCTTAAGAAAAGCCTTAGCCGGATCTTGCGCCCTTCGGATAAACCCGCACTCGATTATACTCTTTTCTATGAACCGGCAGGAAACTTCGTTTTTACGCTCAACTATCATGAGTTGAAGAAGGTTGCCATCGCCCTGAACTATCCGGCCATCGCCTGGAAAGGGTTCAATGACCATTATGAGGAAGGCGCTGCCGAAGAACGGTTGGTTGATCGAGGCCCCTTGTATCAGAAGATCGCGGCAGGCATCCGGAGACGGGATCGTCAGGTATCGAAGGGAACAAACTTTCCGACCATGATCACCTTTGTCATTTTCAAACAACAGCCAGCTGCCGCCACCGTTTCAACATTGAAAGCTGCCGGCTACGTATTCGAACCGTTACCCCGTAATCCCTACATCGGAAATTAA
- a CDS encoding serine hydrolase translates to MFLLLLVASGASYYVANRGKTTVKSEVVPVPAGNDVKMNRNTAFRFIRPLLFTDYSLEDEKLMPLKGDIIRYIEGQKSSGNIQSASVYLRRLNSASWMTINPKEEYPVASLFKVPVMIAILMTADQDPSFLNRKIFYPEFPAGVFQHNVAPLPTNKHYTIRQLLESMVARSDNEAYDLLWKAMDQRNFNKMLFDFQLKSFQIQDTTDYSLSVVDYSRFLRVLYNGGYLSHERSEIALDILSKCDYKEGLIRDLPADLISSRKFGYRVKPDLAALSEFGVFYLKGEPYLLGVMTKGLNYNHLTETLAHISKLVYNSQLPNS, encoded by the coding sequence GTGTTTCTCCTGCTGCTGGTGGCATCAGGGGCTTCCTATTATGTAGCCAATCGGGGTAAGACAACCGTTAAGAGTGAAGTCGTTCCGGTACCTGCCGGTAACGATGTCAAAATGAACCGGAATACCGCATTTCGGTTCATCCGTCCGCTGCTTTTTACGGATTATAGCCTGGAGGATGAGAAACTGATGCCGCTGAAAGGCGATATCATCCGCTATATCGAAGGCCAGAAGAGTTCCGGGAATATCCAATCCGCTTCCGTTTACCTGCGCAGGTTGAATTCGGCCTCCTGGATGACCATTAATCCGAAAGAGGAATATCCGGTCGCCAGCCTTTTTAAAGTACCCGTCATGATTGCCATCCTGATGACGGCTGATCAGGACCCGAGTTTCCTGAATAGGAAGATCTTTTACCCGGAGTTCCCGGCAGGCGTATTTCAGCACAATGTCGCTCCACTGCCAACGAATAAACACTATACGATCCGGCAACTTCTGGAAAGCATGGTGGCTCGTTCCGACAACGAAGCCTATGACCTGCTCTGGAAAGCGATGGATCAGCGCAACTTCAACAAGATGCTGTTCGACTTCCAACTCAAGTCGTTTCAGATCCAGGATACTACCGATTACAGCCTGAGTGTGGTAGACTACTCCCGATTCCTGCGTGTACTTTACAATGGCGGTTATCTAAGTCATGAACGAAGTGAGATCGCGCTCGACATCCTCTCCAAATGCGATTATAAGGAAGGACTGATCCGTGATCTTCCGGCTGATCTGATCTCCTCCCGAAAATTCGGTTATCGTGTCAAGCCTGATCTTGCTGCTCTCAGCGAGTTCGGAGTTTTTTACCTCAAAGGTGAGCCGTATCTCCTTGGAGTCATGACCAAGGGTCTTAATTACAACCATCTTACCGAGACCCTGGCGCATATTTCGAAGCTGGTATATAACTCCCAGTTACCCAACAGCTGA